In Vibrio japonicus, the following are encoded in one genomic region:
- a CDS encoding NUDIX hydrolase, translating to MRHLKTTIHPDIDHLDDKLVFKRNAARAIVVDGEDILLLYTERYHDYTIPGGGLDEGEDVIAGMVRELEEETGANNIHSIKPFGIFEEFRPWYKDDADVMHMISYCYTCKIDRELGQTSYEDYEIKNGMKPMWINIHDAIAHNEKTIAESPKKGMSIERETYLLQLVAKEML from the coding sequence ATGAGACACCTTAAAACAACGATTCATCCCGATATTGATCACCTTGACGATAAGCTTGTGTTTAAGCGCAATGCCGCGCGCGCTATCGTCGTTGATGGTGAGGATATTCTTCTGCTTTATACAGAGCGTTACCACGATTACACCATTCCTGGTGGTGGTTTAGATGAAGGCGAAGATGTAATTGCAGGTATGGTACGCGAGCTGGAAGAAGAAACGGGCGCAAACAATATTCATAGCATCAAGCCATTCGGTATCTTTGAAGAATTTCGCCCTTGGTACAAAGACGACGCAGACGTAATGCACATGATTTCTTACTGCTATACGTGCAAAATCGACAGAGAGCTTGGTCAAACCTCGTACGAAGATTATGAAATCAAAAATGGCATGAAGCCGATGTGGATCAACATTCACGACGCAATTGCCCACAATGAAAAGACGATCGCAGAAAGCCCGAAGAAGGGCATGAGCATCGAGCGTGAAACTTATCTTCTGCAGCTCGTTGCGAAAGAAATGCTTTGA
- a CDS encoding 2-hydroxyacid dehydrogenase, with protein sequence MLDVAFFSAKSYDQESFSKANEKFGFNLHFHDFALTRKTAKIAHGCQVVCPFVNDDLSAEVLTSLAENGVKMIAMRCAGFDRVDLQAAKALGIQVVRVPAYSPESVAEHAVGLMMSLNRRFHKAYQRTRDANFSLEGLVGFNFFGKTAGVIGTGKIGIATMRILKGLGMEILCYDPYENPLALEMGATYCSKEELFSKSDVITLHCPMSEENYHLLDEEAFNQMQDGVMIINTSRGGLLNAEAAIEALKRGRIGALGLDVYENEKDLFFRDKSNDIIVDDVFRRLSACHNVLFTGHQAFLTHEALGNIADTTLGSIEAFSKGEKSGNELIEL encoded by the coding sequence ATGTTAGATGTCGCTTTTTTCAGTGCCAAGTCTTATGACCAAGAGTCATTTAGCAAAGCAAACGAAAAGTTTGGTTTTAATCTGCACTTCCACGATTTTGCACTTACGCGTAAAACGGCCAAGATTGCCCACGGCTGCCAGGTTGTATGCCCTTTCGTAAACGATGACCTTTCAGCTGAGGTGCTTACGTCGCTCGCTGAAAACGGTGTGAAAATGATCGCCATGCGCTGCGCAGGTTTTGACAGAGTAGACCTACAAGCAGCTAAAGCGCTCGGTATACAAGTTGTTCGCGTTCCGGCCTATTCACCAGAGTCCGTTGCTGAGCATGCTGTGGGGTTGATGATGAGCCTCAACCGCCGATTCCATAAGGCATATCAACGCACCCGTGATGCCAACTTTTCCCTTGAAGGTCTAGTCGGTTTTAACTTTTTTGGTAAAACCGCTGGCGTGATTGGCACTGGTAAAATAGGCATTGCCACCATGCGAATTCTTAAAGGACTGGGGATGGAGATTCTTTGCTACGACCCTTATGAAAATCCATTGGCGCTAGAAATGGGCGCAACTTACTGCAGTAAAGAAGAGCTGTTTTCTAAAAGTGATGTCATCACTCTGCATTGCCCGATGTCAGAGGAAAACTATCACCTACTCGATGAAGAAGCCTTCAACCAGATGCAAGATGGTGTCATGATCATTAACACCAGTCGTGGTGGACTACTGAATGCAGAAGCCGCAATTGAAGCGTTAAAACGTGGCCGAATTGGCGCGCTTGGCTTGGATGTGTATGAAAATGAAAAAGATCTGTTTTTCCGCGATAAGTCCAACGACATTATCGTAGATGACGTTTTCCGCCGTTTATCTGCGTGCCACAACGTACTGTTCACGGGCCACCAAGCGTTCTTGACGCATGAAGCATTAGGCAACATTGCCGATACGACGCTCGGCAGTATTGAAGCGTTCAGTAAGGGTGAAAAATCAGGGAATGAACTGATTGAGCTTTAA